The following are encoded in a window of Mycoplasmopsis bovis PG45 genomic DNA:
- a CDS encoding MSC_0619 family F1-like ATPase alpha subunit: MKANNNINIITNVNSAYNDMPRISAVFDYIIEVKGKFNYRQQQVFTSSKNENARLFLISAFADTAYLLSNEEGRKLAINDKIVLLNETNEVFTSNEHFGKVIDIYGNAILPVSQTISKTNDSVSSEMFKLAHDLMKVQRLNEQLYTGINAIDLLIPIGKGQRELIIGDRQTGKTHIALNAIINQAAKGTKCIYVAIGQKRESISKIYNTLNQHNALKNTIIIDAPANSAYEQYLAPYVGMAHAENISATDDALIIFDDLTKHANIFREIALLSNKPVGKEAMPGDMFFAHSQLLERAGSYKNRKTITALPIIQTVDGDITSLIASNVISITDGQIVTSAKLFAKGILPAIDIDFSVSRTGSSVQDRTIAKVAGVINKIYRKYKRHLKLSMLDYELNKEVSNLMYKGKMVDKLFSQRGYSLYSYNFVLMMSKIIQWSLIKNVKDEQKALMFIDEFINNYAEGKKHFEIIKSNNDYDDEIMKNYFAFALQEYSNYANLGWELQNEHSFLPIQEKFLNEIALKLGDK; encoded by the coding sequence ATGAAAGCAAATAATAATATAAACATTATTACAAATGTCAATTCAGCTTATAATGATATGCCTAGAATAAGTGCTGTATTTGACTATATTATAGAAGTAAAAGGAAAATTTAATTACAGACAACAACAAGTTTTCACTTCTAGCAAAAACGAAAATGCAAGACTATTTTTAATTAGTGCTTTTGCTGACACAGCTTATTTATTAAGTAATGAAGAAGGTAGAAAGTTAGCTATAAACGATAAAATAGTTTTACTTAATGAAACTAATGAAGTATTTACATCAAATGAGCACTTTGGCAAAGTTATTGATATCTATGGTAATGCTATTTTGCCAGTTTCACAAACTATTAGTAAAACTAATGATTCAGTTTCATCAGAAATGTTTAAGTTAGCACATGACTTAATGAAAGTGCAAAGACTTAATGAGCAACTATATACAGGAATTAATGCAATTGACTTATTAATTCCTATTGGTAAAGGCCAAAGAGAATTAATTATTGGTGATAGACAAACTGGTAAAACACATATAGCACTTAATGCAATTATTAACCAAGCTGCTAAGGGAACTAAATGTATATATGTTGCTATCGGACAAAAGAGAGAAAGTATATCTAAGATTTATAACACTTTAAATCAGCACAATGCGCTTAAAAACACAATTATCATTGACGCCCCTGCTAATAGTGCATATGAGCAATATTTAGCTCCTTACGTTGGGATGGCTCATGCCGAAAATATTTCTGCTACTGATGATGCGTTAATTATTTTTGATGACTTAACTAAACACGCTAATATTTTTAGAGAAATTGCCCTATTAAGTAATAAACCAGTTGGAAAAGAAGCTATGCCAGGCGATATGTTCTTTGCTCATTCGCAATTATTAGAAAGAGCTGGCTCATATAAAAATAGAAAAACTATTACAGCGCTTCCTATTATCCAAACAGTTGATGGTGATATTACTAGCTTAATTGCTTCAAATGTTATTTCGATAACAGACGGACAAATTGTTACTAGTGCAAAATTATTTGCTAAAGGTATTTTGCCAGCCATCGATATTGACTTTTCAGTCTCTAGAACAGGCTCAAGCGTACAAGATAGAACAATTGCTAAAGTTGCTGGAGTAATTAACAAAATTTACAGAAAATACAAAAGACATCTTAAGCTTTCAATGCTTGATTACGAGCTAAATAAAGAAGTTTCAAACTTAATGTACAAAGGAAAAATGGTTGATAAACTCTTTTCACAAAGAGGATACTCACTTTATTCATATAACTTTGTGCTAATGATGAGTAAAATTATTCAATGATCTTTAATTAAAAATGTTAAAGACGAACAAAAGGCATTAATGTTTATTGATGAATTCATTAATAATTATGCTGAAGGTAAAAAACACTTTGAGATAATAAAATCTAATAACGATTATGATGATGAAATAATGAAAAACTACTTTGCATTTGCATTGCAAGAGTATTCAAACTATGCAAATTTAGGTTGAGAGTTACAAAACGAACACAGCTTTTTACCTATCCAAGAGAAATTTTTAAATGAAATTGCACTTAAATTAGGAGATAAATAA
- a CDS encoding MSC_0618 family F1-like ATPase beta subunit, with product MNGKIINILGDVVEVEFSKGNLPLVNHLLTTHDGQTYLLVKSIINESTIKAIIIYSFSSISLSDKVVNTKRSFMVPVGPLAKGNIYSFKGASLNNPTAPSPEYVEMDSIINNDREINTKFELIETGIKAIDFFIPIVKGFKLGIFGGAGVGKTVLMKEIIFNVNNKNKNTSNIFIGSGERSREGIELYDELVQSNLMKNSTMYISKMNESAGARMSIVPIGITAAEYLRDKQKEDVLLFIDNIYRFVQAENEVSATLGKKPSVGGYQSTLESDVANVQNRLFKNKNGAITSFQTVFLPMDDLSDPSAVAVFNHLDGNLVLSRDQAAKGILPAFDPLASSSNSVDETIIGKKHLDAIIEVKKILKAYKDLEDVILILGFDELDAESKIIVKKALQLENFFTQNFFMTEHFTKSPGQYVPMGETVDSVIRIVNGEYIKQSPEIFAFVGSALNIKTDKELGL from the coding sequence ATGAATGGAAAAATTATAAATATACTAGGAGATGTTGTTGAAGTTGAATTTAGCAAAGGCAATTTACCTTTAGTAAATCATTTGCTAACTACACACGATGGACAAACATATTTGTTAGTTAAGTCAATTATCAATGAATCAACTATCAAAGCTATAATAATTTATTCATTTAGTTCAATTTCATTAAGCGACAAAGTAGTAAATACAAAGAGAAGTTTTATGGTGCCTGTTGGTCCTTTAGCTAAAGGTAATATCTATAGCTTTAAAGGAGCTTCACTAAATAATCCTACTGCTCCTAGCCCTGAGTATGTAGAAATGGACTCGATCATTAATAATGACAGAGAAATAAATACAAAGTTTGAATTAATTGAAACTGGAATTAAAGCAATTGATTTCTTTATTCCAATTGTAAAAGGCTTTAAATTAGGCATTTTCGGTGGTGCTGGTGTCGGTAAAACTGTGTTAATGAAAGAAATAATTTTCAACGTTAACAACAAAAATAAAAACACATCAAACATTTTTATCGGTTCTGGTGAGCGTTCTAGAGAAGGTATTGAACTTTATGATGAATTAGTTCAATCTAACTTGATGAAGAACTCAACTATGTATATCTCGAAAATGAATGAATCAGCTGGTGCTAGAATGTCAATTGTACCTATTGGTATAACTGCTGCTGAATATTTAAGAGACAAGCAAAAAGAAGATGTCTTATTATTTATTGATAACATTTACCGTTTTGTGCAAGCTGAAAATGAAGTTAGTGCAACATTAGGTAAAAAGCCTTCTGTAGGCGGCTACCAATCTACTTTAGAAAGTGATGTAGCTAATGTTCAAAATAGATTATTCAAGAATAAAAATGGCGCTATAACATCATTTCAAACTGTGTTTTTACCAATGGACGATTTAAGCGATCCTTCTGCTGTGGCTGTTTTTAACCACTTAGATGGTAACTTAGTTCTTTCGCGTGATCAAGCTGCTAAAGGTATTCTTCCAGCTTTTGACCCGCTTGCTAGTTCATCAAACTCAGTTGATGAAACAATTATTGGTAAGAAACATCTAGACGCAATAATTGAAGTAAAGAAAATATTAAAAGCTTACAAAGATTTAGAAGATGTTATACTGATTCTAGGTTTTGATGAATTAGATGCTGAAAGCAAGATTATTGTTAAAAAGGCTTTACAATTAGAAAACTTTTTTACACAAAACTTCTTTATGACTGAGCACTTTACAAAATCACCAGGTCAATATGTACCTATGGGTGAAACTGTTGATAGTGTCATCAGAATTGTTAATGGCGAATATATAAAACAAAGTCCCGAAATATTTGCCTTTGTTGGCTCAGCACTAAACATTAAAACTGACAAAGAATTAGGACTTTAA
- a CDS encoding MAG2950 family lipoprotein — protein MKRDKIKKLSILTFSPLSVVSTFAIISASCESIEKAEAPQVVGIESSAPLSNSDVKSQDITIKKEKTDNKSEGLKNPSKSEKFATPSFTIETPNIDPKIFKDSFDDVKDLFDKNSKSATELLNKFWTSKNYDSLYESISLTEQLISKLSDSTNISNKENVKQYLKSLNEIISEQSELLSSLDSNELGSIQGKKDLVSLKSKFEKLSTEDFEQNIKNVLDVVSKLVKNVFPSIEYKLNEVDKLGEKDLLLAYKYYNEINDSNSQALKHLIFLINKYTKEYEELNKKYQPLRSELESYNKDWWFSFKSVFSPSLSTRYNQVFKEVSKLVPQINKLVEKIKKLEASKAVLTKTPVKKAK, from the coding sequence ATGAAAAGAGATAAAATTAAGAAATTATCAATTTTAACCTTTTCACCACTTTCAGTTGTTTCAACATTTGCAATTATTTCTGCTTCTTGTGAGTCTATAGAAAAGGCTGAGGCGCCACAGGTTGTGGGCATAGAGAGTAGTGCACCATTAAGCAATTCTGATGTTAAAAGCCAAGATATTACTATAAAAAAAGAGAAGACTGACAATAAGTCGGAAGGTTTAAAAAATCCTTCAAAATCTGAAAAGTTTGCTACCCCCTCCTTTACTATTGAAACTCCAAATATAGACCCAAAAATTTTTAAAGATTCATTTGATGATGTTAAGGATTTATTTGATAAGAATTCAAAGTCTGCAACGGAATTATTAAATAAATTTTGAACATCTAAAAATTACGATAGTCTGTATGAAAGCATATCTCTTACAGAACAATTAATCAGTAAATTAAGTGATTCTACTAATATATCAAATAAAGAAAATGTTAAACAATATCTAAAGTCTCTTAATGAAATAATAAGCGAACAAAGCGAATTACTTAGTTCACTAGATAGCAATGAATTAGGATCAATTCAAGGCAAAAAAGATTTAGTTTCGCTTAAGAGCAAATTCGAAAAGCTGTCAACAGAAGATTTTGAACAAAATATAAAAAATGTTTTAGATGTGGTTTCAAAATTAGTAAAAAATGTGTTTCCATCAATTGAATACAAATTAAATGAAGTTGATAAACTTGGTGAAAAAGATTTATTGTTAGCATATAAATATTACAATGAGATAAATGACTCAAACAGTCAAGCATTAAAACACCTTATATTTTTAATTAATAAATACACAAAAGAATATGAAGAATTAAATAAGAAATATCAACCATTACGTAGTGAGTTAGAAAGTTACAATAAAGATTGATGATTTTCATTTAAATCAGTATTTAGTCCTAGTTTAAGCACTAGATATAATCAAGTGTTTAAAGAGGTTAGTAAATTAGTTCCACAAATAAATAAATTGGTTGAAAAAATTAAGAAGTTGGAAGCTTCAAAAGCAGTTTTGACCAAAACTCCTGTGAAAAAAGCAAAGTAG
- a CDS encoding MAG2960 family serine endopeptidase lipoprotein encodes MNNKKLKSLILGSSPSLVLSTALSASCFKNSYNISDADIKIRLLNNNINAENIKIDDIVFEYDKSKYIIKEPKLVVIENDAVISFNIAFKNNNHPPIAKAFKISLPKPSNSKDTEKIIITTGNDNKSNENSQNNSGHNERNNNNKPNESVNPKTPINKPENANNNASMHSYSSNYLLSKSSYDIATENAEYKYAVNNINKFLNTANSGNPVNFRYGGVNSNKELLDKYWEYTKEIGIYGNYGTSPEQKVDFYNNTLSANGMYIQKFLPNFNETAKNSAIKHTVDLDDIIAKNPFGFLPSNLSQLFYYMDYKSASKVLGIKDKIVNIKANFDDKKGSIELLIFTDKNKYIVNIDKSNSRSLRNDLDFYQYIYDHSFSIRIGTVEFRRDDFRLKPDHLTTSQTIGTVWVMDRIISPEAEKDNSYELLLATNMHVFNLRKTFDKSLYFDNESSINANRWYGGFWDIENFYDSVTNIYSKRQNIYFMGSRGKDDRLSSNISEIAGDQFKDAKLFFKAYEQYLTAPYYTPRYYTNGIMGNDISIAPQYFDKYDESSRIGESKNAGADFVLLRLRIKKANLAQILPELAKVVGTDKEKDWHIGVGKSGKHHPIKTTFYGGYPSVNQSDYGDKNDVHFKSAKSQGGLVNVQNRVIADPNINSLWVKYNEEQNKDWNSINNNWKKYTKSFINKPNTRFDNEHGMPLTTINQHSNMYTLALDNNKDNLLGEGSSGSLAVDSSFNLVGINYLYTYDKLYNTYSNAISLMEGHSTYSNNFDGNLRNDIKNKLIKDNVYSIKINPK; translated from the coding sequence ATGAATAATAAAAAATTAAAGTCCCTTATTTTAGGGAGTTCACCTTCTTTAGTGCTATCAACAGCTCTCTCTGCTTCTTGTTTTAAAAACTCCTACAATATTTCCGACGCAGATATAAAAATAAGGCTGTTAAATAACAATATTAATGCTGAAAACATTAAAATTGATGACATTGTTTTTGAATATGATAAAAGCAAATATATCATTAAAGAGCCAAAATTAGTAGTTATTGAAAATGATGCGGTAATTTCATTTAACATAGCTTTTAAAAATAATAATCACCCTCCTATAGCTAAAGCATTCAAAATTTCGCTTCCTAAACCTTCTAATTCCAAAGACACAGAAAAAATAATTATTACTACTGGTAATGATAATAAATCAAATGAAAATAGCCAAAACAATAGTGGTCATAATGAGCGTAATAATAACAATAAGCCAAATGAATCGGTTAATCCCAAAACTCCTATAAACAAGCCAGAAAATGCTAATAATAATGCATCTATGCATTCTTATTCATCAAATTATTTGTTATCAAAAAGTTCTTATGATATAGCAACAGAAAATGCAGAATATAAATATGCTGTTAATAATATAAATAAATTCTTGAACACTGCCAATAGTGGCAATCCTGTTAATTTTCGTTATGGTGGTGTAAATTCTAATAAAGAATTACTAGATAAGTATTGAGAATACACTAAAGAAATTGGAATCTATGGCAACTATGGAACTAGCCCTGAACAAAAAGTTGACTTCTATAACAATACCCTCTCTGCAAATGGAATGTATATACAGAAATTTTTACCAAATTTCAATGAAACAGCAAAAAATTCAGCAATAAAGCACACAGTTGATTTAGATGATATTATTGCAAAAAATCCATTTGGATTTTTACCATCAAATTTAAGCCAATTATTTTACTATATGGACTATAAATCAGCATCAAAAGTATTGGGTATTAAGGATAAAATAGTAAACATCAAAGCTAATTTTGATGATAAAAAAGGTTCAATAGAATTATTAATATTTACAGACAAAAATAAATATATTGTAAATATTGATAAGTCTAATTCAAGAAGTTTAAGAAATGATTTAGATTTTTATCAATATATTTATGATCACAGTTTTTCAATCAGAATTGGAACTGTAGAATTTAGAAGAGATGACTTTAGACTAAAGCCAGATCATCTTACTACTTCTCAAACTATTGGTACAGTATGAGTTATGGATAGAATAATAAGTCCCGAAGCTGAAAAAGATAATTCTTATGAATTGTTACTAGCAACCAATATGCATGTTTTTAATCTCAGAAAAACTTTTGACAAATCATTATATTTTGATAATGAAAGTTCAATAAATGCTAATAGATGATATGGTGGCTTTTGAGATATAGAAAATTTTTATGATAGCGTAACGAACATTTACAGCAAACGCCAAAACATCTATTTTATGGGTTCTAGAGGAAAAGACGATAGACTTAGTTCAAATATTTCTGAAATTGCAGGAGATCAGTTTAAAGATGCAAAACTGTTCTTTAAAGCTTATGAGCAATATCTAACTGCTCCGTATTATACACCAAGATATTATACAAATGGAATTATGGGCAACGATATATCTATAGCGCCTCAATACTTTGATAAATATGATGAAAGCTCCAGAATTGGAGAAAGCAAAAATGCTGGCGCAGACTTTGTTTTATTACGTCTAAGAATTAAAAAGGCAAATTTAGCTCAAATACTCCCAGAATTAGCTAAAGTTGTTGGAACAGACAAAGAAAAAGACTGACACATTGGAGTAGGCAAAAGCGGTAAGCATCACCCAATTAAAACAACATTTTATGGTGGATATCCATCAGTAAATCAAAGCGATTATGGAGACAAAAATGATGTTCATTTTAAGAGTGCTAAATCCCAAGGCGGACTAGTGAATGTTCAAAATAGAGTCATAGCCGATCCAAATATAAACAGTTTATGAGTTAAATATAATGAAGAACAAAACAAAGATTGAAACTCAATAAATAATAATTGAAAAAAATACACTAAGAGCTTTATAAATAAGCCTAATACACGCTTTGACAATGAGCATGGAATGCCTTTAACTACCATAAATCAGCACTCCAATATGTATACTCTAGCTTTAGACAACAATAAAGATAATTTACTAGGTGAAGGTTCTTCAGGATCATTAGCAGTAGATTCATCCTTTAACTTAGTTGGTATAAATTATCTTTATACCTATGATAAGCTTTATAACACTTATTCTAATGCTATTTCCTTAATGGAAGGGCATAGTACATATAGTAATAATTTTGATGGCAACTTAAGAAATGATATTAAAAATAAACTAATAAAAGACAATGTTTATAGTATAAAAATCAACCCTAAATAA
- a CDS encoding DegV family protein, with the protein MSNKKLGFVFDSFICMSKEFLDKHNYGYAPFITTIDDNSYVDGIDLNQKDVIEKIKNGTDLKSSMPTIESFTKAIETKSKEYDDVLVLGISSCLSSAYNAAKLVAKDFPNVHVYDNTWGAEQYLVVADYISKVYEANDGNMDIVFAELDKIHESSLIFVLPPNVDYVIKGGRVSSFRKFLLSAMRLLTLKPYVKFYMKKATTGGIAKSMKSGIKQIIKKFIEFANISSNRNNADDWLFHIAHGVNDEYNQLVLDAFKAEKLNVASKCYVSSAVAVHTGPEAICFMLMPNLTKWPVK; encoded by the coding sequence ATGAGTAATAAAAAATTAGGCTTTGTCTTTGATTCATTTATTTGTATGTCAAAAGAATTTTTAGACAAACACAACTATGGATATGCCCCATTTATAACTACCATTGATGATAATTCATATGTTGATGGAATTGACTTGAACCAAAAAGATGTAATAGAGAAAATTAAAAATGGCACTGATTTAAAATCATCAATGCCAACTATTGAAAGTTTTACAAAAGCAATTGAAACTAAAAGTAAAGAATACGATGACGTTTTAGTCTTAGGCATAAGTAGCTGCCTTTCATCAGCATACAACGCTGCTAAATTAGTAGCAAAAGATTTCCCAAATGTTCACGTTTATGATAATACATGAGGTGCTGAGCAATACTTAGTTGTAGCCGATTACATTAGTAAAGTTTATGAAGCTAATGATGGCAATATGGATATTGTATTTGCCGAATTAGACAAAATTCATGAATCATCACTTATTTTTGTCTTACCACCGAATGTGGATTATGTAATTAAGGGGGGTAGGGTTAGCTCATTTAGAAAGTTCCTACTTTCTGCGATGAGACTTTTAACACTTAAGCCTTATGTTAAGTTTTACATGAAAAAAGCTACAACTGGTGGAATTGCTAAAAGTATGAAATCAGGCATTAAGCAAATAATTAAAAAATTTATTGAATTTGCTAACATTTCATCTAATAGAAATAATGCGGATGACTGACTTTTCCATATTGCACATGGTGTTAATGATGAGTACAACCAATTGGTTTTAGATGCTTTTAAAGCTGAAAAACTAAATGTAGCTAGCAAGTGTTATGTTTCATCAGCAGTAGCTGTTCATACAGGACCAGAAGCTATATGTTTTATGCTAATGCCAAATTTAACCAAATGACCTGTAAAATAG
- a CDS encoding MHO_4530 family protein yields MALNVLHLFLWTLVVLCLSAFVTFSAILIHWKVKHINSINTNGVIFFKINLEKKNVIRLSSNTLSGLSSFDDDKVGIKNNQTVDIGEFLSFFAPKSRDKISKYIFKEKISSRYNLFCSLNLEKYANSSINKSYKYFDINLVKKQFLVKLYPSADKKFIYCNIYWSFTPNYNEKNMFNALSSDNDLLKLPNKFYLSYALTINQFYLQNGLSNSDINHTISMMNLLKHSGWYYFKDGILHLIIGVNSHLLLKKFTKDAIKMVNKVNSLNSFNPFFNNCSLLSFKMPTDKSQVYEYDIKAKYLLHHLDNNILNTKYYQWFLDSNEHNEHFSEFKTKLESFENKNNLVEYAKDPVYVLNYKDDSQANIRILKSRVLGFSNNDVNFFKNVPWYRYLYNNLWTENLLSTEVNSDDFVIVETNDINFEKLSPLLSDKTILMFKYHYRDFNYELVSKLLNHIGNDKNLKKLSIGLYIDNLDEKLFNFSDFANINTFVFSKNICENILNNAETYLKLQVFVQKIISMKKYLIIYENIPKNLENIVVQRLKIKYFYNV; encoded by the coding sequence ATGGCATTAAATGTTTTGCATTTATTTTTGTGAACACTAGTTGTGCTTTGCCTTAGTGCATTTGTGACATTTTCTGCCATTTTAATTCATTGAAAAGTTAAGCATATTAACTCTATAAATACAAATGGAGTTATTTTTTTCAAAATTAATTTAGAAAAGAAAAATGTAATTAGATTAAGCTCCAATACTCTAAGTGGTCTAAGCAGCTTTGATGATGATAAAGTAGGAATCAAAAATAACCAAACAGTTGATATAGGAGAATTTTTAAGTTTTTTTGCACCTAAAAGCAGAGATAAAATATCCAAATACATATTTAAAGAGAAAATTAGTAGTAGATATAATTTATTTTGTTCTCTTAATCTTGAGAAATATGCAAATTCATCAATAAATAAGTCATATAAATACTTTGATATCAACTTGGTTAAAAAACAATTTTTAGTTAAGTTATATCCTTCAGCTGATAAAAAGTTTATATATTGCAATATATACTGAAGCTTTACGCCTAACTATAATGAAAAAAATATGTTTAATGCACTTTCAAGTGATAATGACTTATTAAAATTGCCTAATAAATTTTATTTATCATATGCATTAACAATAAATCAATTTTATTTGCAAAATGGGCTCAGTAATAGTGATATTAATCATACAATCAGCATGATGAATTTACTAAAGCACTCAGGCTGATATTATTTTAAAGATGGCATTTTACACTTAATAATTGGTGTAAATTCACATTTATTACTTAAAAAATTTACCAAAGATGCTATAAAAATGGTGAATAAAGTAAATTCCTTAAACTCATTTAACCCGTTTTTTAATAACTGTTCTCTTTTATCATTCAAAATGCCCACAGATAAAAGTCAAGTATATGAATATGACATTAAGGCAAAATACCTGCTCCATCATTTAGATAATAACATTTTAAATACAAAGTATTATCAGTGATTTTTAGACAGTAATGAGCATAACGAACACTTTAGCGAATTTAAAACTAAATTAGAGTCCTTTGAAAACAAAAATAATCTTGTTGAATATGCTAAAGACCCTGTTTATGTGCTTAATTATAAAGACGATTCTCAGGCCAATATAAGAATATTAAAAAGTCGTGTTTTAGGCTTTAGCAATAATGATGTGAACTTTTTTAAAAATGTCCCTTGATATAGATATTTATATAATAATTTATGAACCGAAAATTTACTTTCGACTGAAGTAAACAGTGATGATTTTGTAATTGTCGAAACTAATGATATTAACTTTGAAAAACTTTCTCCACTTTTAAGTGATAAAACTATTTTGATGTTTAAATATCACTATCGCGACTTTAATTATGAATTGGTTTCAAAACTTTTAAATCATATTGGAAATGATAAAAATTTAAAAAAGCTTTCAATTGGTTTATATATAGATAACCTTGATGAAAAACTTTTTAATTTTAGTGACTTTGCAAATATTAATACCTTTGTGTTTTCAAAAAATATCTGTGAAAACATACTAAACAATGCTGAAACTTATTTAAAATTACAAGTGTTTGTACAAAAAATAATATCTATGAAAAAATACTTAATCATTTATGAAAATATTCCAAAAAATTTAGAAAATATTGTTGTACAAAGATTAAAAATAAAATATTTTTATAATGTATAA